A DNA window from Pyrus communis chromosome 3, drPyrComm1.1, whole genome shotgun sequence contains the following coding sequences:
- the LOC137729431 gene encoding general transcription and DNA repair factor IIH subunit TFB2-like, producing MPQVRIIAKNFMDMVAALPSMKLDKLYENAFICEAIIRSLPPLAKKYVLQMLSIEVPVTAKSMEEWVLPDGVSKHRVTIDRLIQLRIFTETVGRKREATYTLNPIFQINLKKLLVHGVVLPRESMPSTITVRLPSLEDLEAFALEQWECFLLQLINSSQIERPSNISSSMMKTFQRGLLSQRDREAPRLTESGFQFLLMDTNAQLWYIIREYISNSEERGLDSADLISFLLELSFHVTGEAYNINTLNERQKNIVKDLADLGLIKLQQGRKDSWFIPTKLATNLSVSLTDSSSRKQGFVVVETNFRLYAYSTSKLHCEILRLFSRVEYQLPNLIVGAITKESLYSAFENGITADQIISFLQQNAHPRVAERVPSVPENVTDQIRLWETDLNRVEMTLAYCYDEFPTRDLLEGTSDFARGYNALLWEEPDSKKMRLVVKAENHTHMKEYLSRQRR from the exons ATGCCTCAGGTGAGGATCATAGCGAAGAATTTCATGGACATGGTGGCTGCCTTGCCCTCCATGAAGCTCGACAAGCTCTACGAAAATGCTTTCATCTGCGAGGCAATTATCAG GTCACTGCCACCGCTAGCCAAGAAATATGTCTTGCAAATGCTATCCATTGAAGTTCCGGTGACTGCCAAGTCAATGGAGGAGTGGGTGCTTCCTGATGGGGTCTCAAAGCATAGAGTTACAATTGATCGCCTGATTCAATTGAGAATATTTACAGAAACCGTGGGCAG GAAGAGGGAAGCAACTTACACCTTAAATCCTATATTTCAGATTAATCTCAAGAAGCTTTTGGTACATGG TGTAGTTTTGCCAAGAGAATCAATGCCTTCAACTATCACAGTGAGGCTCCCTAGCTTGGAGGATCTTGAGGCTTTTGCCCTAGAACAATGGGAG TGTTTCTTGCTGCAACTTATCAACTCATCTCAAATTGAAAGGCCATCGAACATCAGTTCGTCTATGATGAAAACATTCCAGCGAGGTCTTTTGAGTCAAAG GGATAGAGAAGCTCCGAGATTAACTGAAAGTGGTTTCCAGTTCTTG TTGATGGATACAAATGCGCAACTATGGTACATCATTAGAGAGTATATCTCTAACTCGGAG GAACGTGGGTTAGATTCTGCAGATTTGATTTCATTCCTGCTGGAACTTAGTTTTCATGTTACAGGCGAG GCATATAACATAAATACATTGAATGAGAGGCAGAAGAATATAGTCAAGGATCTTGCAGATTTGGGGCTGATCAAACTTCAGCAG GGAAGGAAAGACAGTTGGTTTATACCTACTAAATTAGCTACTAATCTTTCAGTTAGCTTGACAGACTCATCATCAAGGAAACAG GGATTTGTTGTTGTAGAAACAAACTTCAGACTCTATGCTTACTCAACATCTAAATTACATTGTGAAATTTTACGTCTTTTCTCAAG GGTAGAATATCAACTTCCAAACCTTATTGTTGGAGCAATAACAAAAGAAAGTTTGTATAGTGCTTTTGAAAATGGCATTACTGCAGATCAG ATAATTTCTTTTCTTCAGCAAAATGCACATCCACGTGTTGCGGAGAGAGTACCATCTGTACCTGAGAATGTCACAGATCAG ATTAGGCTGTGGGAAACAGATCTGAATAGGGTTGAGATGACTCTAGCTTATTGTTACGATGAATTTCCAACCAGG GATCTTCTTGAGGGTACTTCTGACTTCGCGCGAGGCTATAATGCTCTGCTATGGGAGGAGCCAGATTCGAAGAAGATGCGTTTAGTGGTCAAGGCAGAAAACCACACGCACATGAAAGAATATCTTAGCCGTCAAAGGCGGTAG